CTACTACGCGCAGCCCTCCTGGTACATCCGCACCACGGCCGTCAAGGACCGTCTCCTCGCGGAGAACGAGAACACCAACTGGTTCCCGGACACGGTCAAGAACGGCCGGTACGGCGACTGGCTGAACAACAACATCGACTGGGCCCTGTCCCGCAACCGCTACTGGGGTACCCCGCTGCCGATCTGGCGCTGCGCGGACGACCACCTCACCTGCGTCGGCTCCCTCACCGAGCTGACCGAGCTGACCGGCACCGACCAGTCGGGCCTGGACCCGCACCGCCCGTTCATCGACGAGGTCACCTTCGCCTGCCCGCAGGACGGCTGCGGGCAGACCGCCACGCGCGTGCCCGAGGTCATCGACGCCTGGTACGACTCGGGTTCGATGCCGTTCGCGCAGTGGGGCTACCCGTACAAGAACAAGGAGATCTTCGAGGCCCGTTACCCGGCGCAGTTCATCTGCGAGGCCATCGACCAGACCCGCGGCTGGTTCTACACGCTGATGGCGGTCGGCACGCTGGTCTTCGACAAGTCCTCGTACGAGAACGTGGTCTGCCTGGGCCACATCCTCGCCGAGGACGGCCGCAAGATGTCCAAGCACCTGGGCAACACCCTGGATCCGATCCCGCTCATGGACCGGCACGGCGCCGACGCCGTCCGCTGGTTCATGGCGGCCGGTGGCTCCCCGTGGGCGGCGCGCCGCGTGGGCCACGGCACCATCCAGGAGGTCGTCCGCAAGACGCTCCTCACGTACTGGAACACGGTCGCCTTCCAGGCCCTGTACGCGCGTACGTCCGGCTGGGCCCCGTCCGAGGCCGACCCGGCCCCGGCCGACCGCCCGGTCCTGGACCGCTGGCTGCTGTCCGAACTGCACGCGCTCACCGACCAGGTCACCCAGGCTCTCGACGCCTACGACACCCAGCGCGCCGGCAAGCTGCTGTCCGCGTTCGTCGACGACCTGTCGAACTGGTACGTGCGCCGCTCCCGCCGCCGCTTCTGGCAGGGCGACAAGGCGGCCCTGCGCACGCTGCACGAGGTCGTCGAGACGGTGACGCAGCTGATGGCCCCGCTGACCCCGTTCATCACCGAGCGGGTGTGGCAGGACCTGATCGTCCCGGTCACCCCGGGTGCCCCGGAGTCGGTCCACCTGTCGGCCTGGCCCGAGGCGGACCTCACCGCCATCGACCCGGAGCTGTCGAAGCAGATGGTGCTGGTGCGCCGGCTCGTGGAGCTGGGCCGGGCCACGCGCGCGGAGTCGGGCGTCAAGACCCGTCAGCCGCTCTCCCGCGCCCTGATCGCGGCGACGGGCTTCGAGGCACTCGGCTCGGAACTGCGCACGCAGATCACGGAGGAGCTGAACGTCGAGTCCCTGGCGACGCTGAGCGAGGTCGGCGGCTCCCTGGTCGACACCACCGCCAAGGCCAACTTCCGCGCCCTGGGCAAGCGGTTCGGCAAGCGCGTCCAGGACGTGGCCAAGGCCGTCGCGAACGCGGACGCGGCCGCGCTGTCCCTGGCCCTGCGCGAGGGCACGGCGTCGGTGGAGGTCGACGGCGAGGCCATCACGCTCGCGCCCGACGAGGTGATCATCACGGAGACGCCGCGCGAGGGCTGGTCGGTGGCGTCCGACGCGGGTGCGACGGTCGCCCTGGACCTGGAGATCACGGAGGAGCTCCGCCGTGCGGGCCTGGCCCGTGACGCGATCCGCCTGATCCAGGAGGCGCGCAAGAACAGCGGCCTCGACGTGGCCGACCGCATCGCCCTGCGCTGGACCGCCACGGACACGGCGACGGCCGCGGCCCTCACCGACCACGCCGGCCTCATCGCCGACGAGGTCCTGGCGACCGACTTCGCCCAGGGCGACGCGGACGACAGCTACGGCAACCCGTTCACGGACGAGGGCCTGACGCTGACGTTCCGCCTGCGCAAGGCGTAGCCACAGGGCGTAACCCCCAGGCCGAAGGCCCGGACCTGCCAAAGATCTCGGTGGCTCCGGGCCTTCGGCGTTGCGTACGCACGAACGCGGTTGCGCACGCACGAACACGGTTGCTGTGCGCACGAACGCGTACGGCAAAAGGGCGGGGCCCCGGGTTCAACCCGGGGCCCCGCCCTGAACGCTGCCGATGTCTACGCCGTACTACTGGCCATCAGGCCGTCAGTTGTCATCCTCGTCGATCAGGAAGCCCCGCATGGGGGAGGGCGCCTGACCCATCGGCGACGGGCCCTGCGGACGCACCGGCGCCATCGGCTGGGTCATCGCCGGGGACATCTGCTGCTGACCGCCGTAGGACGGACCGGACGGCGAGGGGCCGCCGCCCATCGTCTGGTTGCCACCGCCGTACGACGGGGCGCTCGCGCCGGCCGGTGCCATGGAAGGCGCCGGGGACGGCGGGAGGGAGGCGGTCGCCGGAGTACGCGGCGGGGCCAGCGAGTCGTCGGCCTGGGTCTCCAGCTGGCGCAGCTGCGACTCCAGGTACGACTTCAGGCGCGTGCGGTACTCGCGCTCGAAGCCGCGCAGGTCCTCGACCTTGCGCTCCAGCGTGGCGCGGGCGGACTCCAGGGAGCCCATCGCGACGCGGTGCTTCTCCTGCGCGTCCCGCTCCAGGGCATCGGCCTTGGCACGGGCGTCACGCTCCAGACCCTCGGCACGCGAACGCGCCTCGCCGACGATCTTGTTGGCTTCGGAACGGGCCTCGGCGATCGCCTGGTCGGCGGTCTGCTGGGCCAGCGAGAGGACGCGGGCGGCGCTGTCGCCACCGGGGCCTCCCTGACCGGGGCCGCCCATCGGACCACCCATGGGGCCGCCCATCGGACCACCCATCTGCTGCTGCATAGGGGGCTGACCCATCGGGCCGGGACCGCCCGGACCCTGGCCCATCGGGCCGGGACCCTGCGGGCCACCCTGACCGCCGGGACCGGCGGGCAGCTGCGGGGCACCGCTCGGCAGCTGGGGCGGACCACCCATGGGGCCACCCATCTGCTGCTGCGGCGGGCCCGATATGCCGGCGGGTACGGGACCACCAGGACCGCGCATGCCCTGCTGCTGCTGTTGTTGTTGCTGCTGCTGCTGATCCTGCTGCTCCGGAGGCTTGCGCATGTTCTGCTGATTCTGGGCAGCAGCACGCGTCGCCGCGGCCAGCTTGGCGCGCAGGTCCTCGTTCTCGCGGAGCAAGCGGGTCAGTTCGGCTTCGACCTCGTCGAGGAAGGCATCGACCTCGTCCTCGTCATAGCCTTCTCGGAGGCGGACGGTCGTGAACTGCTTGTTCCGCACGTCCTCGGGGGTCAACGGCATCTCTTCACCTCAACGTAGTCGTCGGCATTCGGCAAGACCGTAGTTCACATCGCTCACAGCCGGCTCACGATCGAGATCAGGATGTAGACGATGATCATCAGCACGAAGAAGGACAGGTCGAGCGCCACGCCCCCGAGACGCAGCGGCGGAATGAACCGCCGCAGAAGCTTGAGCGGTGGATCCGTGACAGTGTAGGTGGCCTCCAGAACGACCACCATCGCCTTGCCTGGTTGCCATGAGCGGGCGAACTGGAAGACATAGTCCATGACCAACCGGAAGATGAGCACGATGAGGAAGCACATCAGCGCGATGTAGACGACATCCAGTACCACGCTCATGACCTCTTGCTTCCCTCTCCCCTGTGCCCTGCTGTCAGTGCTGTTTCCGGTGTTACGTCTCAGCTCTGGTTGAAGAACCCGCCCTCTGCGATGCGGGCCTTGTCCTCCGCCGTGACATCGACGTTAGCAGGCGACAACAGGAACACCTTCTGCGTCACCCGCTCGATACTGCCGTGAAGACCAAACACCAAACCGGCCGCAAAGTCGACAAGTCGCTTCGCATCTGTGTCATCCATCTCAGTCAGATTCATGATCACCGGGGTGCCTTCACGGAAGTGTTCCCCGATGGTACGGGCCTCGTTGTAGGTCCGTGGGTGGAGCGTGGTGATCCGGTAAGGCTCTCGTTCGGACACGACCTTGGGCATGATCACCGGTGCGTTCTTCTCCAGACTTGCGCGTTCTTGTGTGATGGATGCCACGGGCGCGATGCGCGCCGGGCGGCCGGATTCCGCGGGTAGCGAAGCGGAACGGGCGGCCGGTTCACGAGGTGCGGGCGGCTGTGCGACTCGTACCTCTTCGTCCCTTTGCGGCTGATGTGAGCCGTGCGGCTGATGAGACGGCTCGTGCCGTCGGTGGTCCCGCTCGGGCTCCGGGTCCAGTTCGGGTTCGAAGTCGTCGTCGGGGTCGAATCCGCGGCCGTCGTACCCATCGTCCTCCACGAGGCCGAGGTAGACCGCCATCTTGCGCATCGCGCCGGCCATTCTCTGAGTCCTCCGCTCTGTGGTGGATCGGCTGACGACTGCCATGTGCCCGCGATCCACGAGGTCCTTGAATCCGCCTATCGGCGGCAATGACCATATTTTCTGCTGTGGTCCGACTTCCTGGCGACGTTACCCGAGCCTGGGGCGGACTCCGAGTACCGCGCTACCGACGCGCACATGTGTCGCTCCGGCCGCCACGGCCTGCTCGAGGTCCGCACTCATCCCTGCCGAGACCATGGTGGCAGCCGGATGACTCCGGCGCAGGTCGGTCGACAAATCCATCACCCGCCCGAACGCAGCCTGTTCGCGTCCCGCGTACTCGCCGGTGAGCGGTGCGACGGTCATCAGTCCGGCGAGCCGCAGCCCCGGTGCTTCCGCTACGAGGTCGGCCAACTCTTCGATTCCCGCGGGCGCCACGCCTCCCCGCTCGCCCCGCTCGCTCTCACCGGCGTCGAGCGCGACCTGGATGAGACACCCCAACTCACGACCGGCGCGGACGGCCTCCTTCGACAGAGCCGTGACGAGCTTGGAACGATCGACGGACTGCACGAAGTCCGCGTAACCGGCCACGGATCGCACCTTGTTGGTCTGGAGTTGACCGACAAAATGCCAAGTAAGGGGCAGATCCGCACAAGCGGCGGCCTTCGGAGCCGCGTCCTGGTCGCGGTTCTCGGCGACGTGCCGCACACCGAGTTCCGAGAGGATCCGCACATCGGTCCCGGGGTAGGTCTTGGTGACCACGATCAGGGTCACGTCTTCGCGCGCCCGCCCCGCGGCCGCGCACGCGTCGGCGATGCGCCGCTCCACCTTCGCCAGATTCGCGGCGAGTTCGTCCTTGCGTTCCGTCATGCCCATCAGCCCAGCCACACATAGCCCGCGAGCCGACCGGTGGTGCGGTCGCGGCGATACGAGAAGTGATCGTCCGACTCCAGCGTGCACACCGGCGACTGCGCCCGGTCACACACCCCGAGCCGTTCCAGTTGTGCGTGCACTCCGGCGCTCACGTCGACCGCCGGCGTGCCCCAACTCGTCTCGGCGTACGCCGCCGGCTCGATGGCCGCCACCTCGGCGCGCATCGCCGCGGGCACTTCGTAACACCGGCCGCAGACAGTGGGTCCGGTGCGGACGACGATCCGGGAGGGCTCGGCGCCCAGGTCCGTCATCGCGCGTAGCGCGGCCGGGACGACCCCGGCGATCATGCCGGGCCGGCCCGCGTGGGCCGCGGCGGCGACCCCGGCGACGGGGTCGGCGAGCAGCACCGGCACGCAGTCGGCGGTGAGCACGGCGAGGGCGAGCCCCCGCCGCGTCGTGACGATCGCGTCGACCGACGGAATCCCGGACGAAGATCCCCACGGCCCGTCCACCACCGCCACCTCGGCCCCGTGCACCTGGTTCATCCAGACCACCCGGTCCGGCACGATGCCCAGCGACTTGGCGGCCAGTTCGCGGTTGGTGCGTACGGCGTCGGGGTCGTCGCCGACCGCCCCGCCGAGATTGAGCTCCTCATACGGAGCGGCGCTCACCCCGCCCCACCGGTCGGTGAAGGCGAAGTGGGCGCCGCTCACGCTTTCGCGCTGTCCTATCACGTCAGAAGGATCACTTGAGGAAGTCCGGTACGTCCAGTTCCTCGGCCGCGCTGTCCGAGTAGGTCCGCGGCGCCGGCGGGACCGGCGGGGCGACCGGGATGTCGTTGACCGGCTCCGGAGCAGGCTCCGGGTCCTCCTTCGGGGTCACGCTGCCGAGCGAACCGAAGGACGGGCGGCTCTCGGTCTGCCGGACCGGGGCCGGCTCCTCGCGCTTGACCGAGGACGAGCCGAGGACGTTGTCCCGCTTGGAGGGCGGCTGGCCGCCGTCGAAGCCGGCCGCGATCACGGTGACCCGGACCTCGTCGCCCAGGGCGTCGTCGATCACCGCGCCGAAGATGATGTTGGCCTCGGGGTGGGCGGCCTCGCTCACCAGCTGGGCGGCCTCGTTGATCTCGAACAGACCGAGGTCCGAGCCACCGGAGATGGAGAGCAGCACACCGCGGGCGCCGTCGATGGACGCCTCCAGCAGCGGCGAGGAGATCGCCATCTCGGCGGCGGCCACCGCGCGGTCGTCGCCGCGGGCGGAGCCGATGCCCATCAGGGCCGAGCCGGCCTCGGACATGACCGACTTGACGTCGGCGAAGTCGAGGTTGATCAGGCCCGGGGTGGTGATGAGGTCGGTGATGCCCTGGACACCGGAGAGCAGGACCTGGTCGGCCGACTTGAAGGCGTCCAGCACCGAGACCTGGCGGTCCGAGATGGACAGCAGGCGGTCGTTCGGGATGACGATGAGGGTGTCGACCTCTTCACGGAGCTCGGCGATGCCGTCCTCGGCCTGGTTCGCGCGGCGCCGTCCCTCGAAGGTGAACGGGCGCGTCACCACACCGATGGTGAGGGCACCGAGCGAGCGGGCGATGTTGGCCACGACGGGCGCGCCGCCGGTGCCGGTGCCGCCGCCTTCACCGGCTGTCACGAAGACCATGTCGGCCCCCTTGAGGACCTCCTCGATCTCCTCGCGGTGGTCCTCGGCGGCCTTGCGGCCGACGGCCGGGTTGGCTCCGGCGCCGAGTCCGCGGGTGAGTTCACGGCCGACGTCCAGCTTGACGTCGGCGTCGCTCATCAACAGAGCTTGCGCGTCGGTGTTGATGGCGATGAACTCGACGCCCTTGAGACCGACCTCGATCATCCGGTTGATGGCATTGACACCACCGCCGCCGACACCGATGACTTTGATGACTGCGAGGTAGTTCTGCGGTGCTGCCACGTCGAAGGCCTCTCGCCTCGAGTTACGTGTCGCCGAATCACCGTGGCGCGCTGCGCCCCGCGACCCGACGACTGATGCCGAATGGGACGGTCCGTATCGCCGACCCGAACCCTAACCCTGAAGTTTAGGGTTACCAGTGTGTCTGTTCCTTGGAGTCTTCTGAACAGGACACTAAGTCGACAAGTGGCGCACGTTCAACGAACACGCCGAACCTCCCGTTTTTCTTTTCACCCTATGTGATCAGCCGTAGCACTGCCCAACCAGGGTGCTGGCCTGCGCGGATGTGCGTCAACTCCCTGATGACGCGGGCGCGGTGGGAACACTCACGTCGAAGTACCGCGCGCCGGGCGAGGCTTTCATCAGGGCCGTGAGGGTACGAGCCTTCGCGGCGCCCTTCTCGCTGCTCCCCCAGGCGACCGTGCGGCCGTCCCGCAACTCCAGCGAGATGTCGTCGTAGGAACGGACCTTGACGGTCCGTGTGTCGCGTGCGACGACGGCCGGAACGGCACGGGCGACGTCCACCGCCTCGCGCACCAGCCGCGACTCGCCGAAGCGGCGCAGGCTGGCGGCGGCGGAGCTGGACCGGGAGAGCGCCAATTGCAGTGCGGGCACGCCTTTCGGCGCCTTGGAAACCGTGGCGAAACGGACGCCCTCATCGTCCACTTCGATGAACTTTCCGCCCTTTTGCACAATCAGAACCGGAGTCCGCTCGACCACTTTCAGGTCGATTCCATGGGGCCAGGAACGGGTCACGTCAACCGAGTCAATTCGGGGCAATTTTTGACGCAGTCGCGTCTCGATCGCATCGGTGTCGACGGAAACCAGCGGTTTCCCCAGGGGGACGTCGGCGGCCGCCGTGACCTGAGCCGGCGTCAGGACCCGTGTACCCGACACGGAGACGTGTTCGGCGCGCAGCCAGTCGGAGCCGTAGAACAGCCATACCGTCGGGATGCCGAGGAACACCAGGACGAGCCCCAGGATGACGAGCGCGCGAAGCCGGGCCCGCCTCGACCGTAGGAGGGGCGGCGGGCCGGACGACTCCTGCTGGCGTTCACCGCGCTCGGCGGTGGTCGATCCGGCCACGCTCTCCTGCCTTCCGTCATACGGGCCTAGCGGTGTGCACGGGCGGCGGCGATCGCCTCGTACACCATGCCGACGAGCAGGTCATCGGCGTCCCGGCGGCCGAACTCGGCGGCGGCGCGGGACATCTGGTACAGCCGGTGCGGGTCGGCGAGCACGGGCAGGACGTTCTGCTGGACCCACTCGGGGGTCAGCTCCGCGTCGTCGACCAGCAGGCCGCCGCCGGCCTTGACCACCGGCTGGGCGTTGAGCCGCTGTTCGCCGTTGCCGATGGGCAGCGGGACGTAGGCGGCCGGGAGCCCGACGGCGGAGAGTTCGGCGACGGTCATCGCGCCCGCGCGGCAGAGCATCATGTCGGCCGCGGCGTACGCGAGGTCCATCCGGTCCAGGTAACTTACCGGGATGTAGGGAGGCATTCCCGGCATCTGCTGGACGTGCGGCAGTTCGTTCTTCGGGCCGACCGCGTGCAGGATCTGGATGCCGGCCTGCTGGAGCCAGGGCGCGACCTGCTGGATGACCTCGTTCAGGCGGCGGGCGCCCTGGGAGCCGCCGGTGACCAGCAGCGTGGGCAGGTTCGGGTCGAGGCCGAACGCCGCCCGGGCCTCGGGGCGTACGGCGGCCCGGTCGAGCGTGGCGATGGAGCGGCGCAGCGGGATGCCGATGTAGCGGGCGCCGCGCAGCTTGCTGTCCGGGGTGGAGACGGCGACCTGGCTGGCGTAGCGCGAGCCGATCTTGTTGGCCAGGCCGGGCCGAGCGTTGGCCTCGTGGATGACGATCGGCACGCCCAGGCGCTTGGCCGCCAGGTAGCCGGGCAGGGCGACGTAGCCGCCGAAGCCGACCACGGCGTCCGCCTTGGTGCGCTCCAGGATCTGCTCGGTCGCCTTGATGGTGCCGCGCAGCCGGCCCGGGACGGTGATCAGCTCGGGGGTGGGCTTGCGTGGCAGCGGTACGGCGGGGATCAGCGCGAGTTCGTACCCGCGCTCGGGTACGAGTCGGGTCTCGAGACCGCGCTCCGTGCCCAGGGCCGTGATGCCCACGGTCGGATCCTGCCTGCGCAGGGCGTCCGCGAGGGCGAGCGCGGGCTCGATGTGGCCCGCGGTTCCTCCGCCGGCGAGTACGACATGCACCGAAATTCACCGCTCTCCGGACGAGCGCGCCGCCAAGGCGCGCCGTCGCATCGTGTTCCATCTCCGGGGACTCCGGCCGGAACCGGTTCCCCCAGTCTCCCGCTTTCTACCAAAGCGGGGTTGCCGCATCGCAAGCGCCGCCCGCGCAGCGGGCTCGTCTCGCGCGAAGGCGATCAGCAGCCCGATGGCGAACATGGTCGGCAGCAGGGCGGACCCTCCGTAGGAGAACAGCGGGAGGGGGACGCCGGCGATCGGCAGCAGACCGAGCACCGCACCGATGTTGATCACGGCCTGGGCCGTGATCCAGGTGGTCACGCCTCCCGCGGCATACCTCACGAAGGGGTCCTCCGTGCGTCCGGCCACGCGGATACCCGCATAGCCTAGAGCCGCGAAGAGGGCGAGTACCGACAGCGTCCCCGCCAGGCCCAGTTCCTCACCGGTGACGGCGAAGATGAAGTCGGTGTGGGCCTCGGGGAGTTGCCCCCATTTCTCCACACTCGCACCCAGCCCGGAGCCGAAGATTCCGCCCGAGGCGAGGGCGTAGATGCCGTGCACGGCCTGCCAGCAGTCGACCGGGCCGGACTGAGGTTCGGTGGCGCCGAGGCACTGCAGGCGGGCCATCCGGTTCGAGCTGGACGTGATGAGGATGGTGCCGAGCACCGCGGCGATCGACAGGACACCGATGAACAGCCGGGTGGGAGCGCCCGCCAGCCACAGCAGGCCGAACAGGATCGCCGTGAGGATGATCGCCGTGCCCATGTCGCCGCCGATCATGATCAGTCCGAGCAGCATGAACGCGGCCGGGACCAGCGGGACGAGCATGTGCTTCCACTGGGTCAGCAGCTTCTTGTCCTGCTTGCGGGCGAGCAGGTCGGCGCCCCACAGCACGAGGGCGAGCTTGCCGAACTCGCTGGGCTGGATCTGGAAGGAGCCGCCGAGGGCGATCCAGTTCTGGTTGCCGTTGACCGACACTCCTATCCCGGGGACCTGCACCAGGACCATGAGGAAGACGGCGCCCGCGAGGATCGGGTAGGCCAGCGCGCGGTGCAGTTTCACCGGCATCCGTGAAGCGGCGAACAGCAGCCCGGCGCCGAGTACGGCTGCGAGCAGCTGCTTGCGGAAGAAGTACGAGCCCGGCAGCGACATCTGGAGCGCGGTGATCTGGGAGGCCGAGTAGACCATCACCAGGCCCAGCACGGTGATCAGCAGACTGCCGCCGAAGATGAGGTAGTAGGCGGTCAGCGGCCGGTCCCAGCCCCTGCGCGCACGGGTGTAGAAGGCCAGGACGCGGTTCTCGCGGGCGAGCCGGGGCGCGGCGGGGCGCTTGGGAGTGCGTGGGACCGAAGGCCGTCCGGTGCGGCTGGTGGGCATCGCCGCTCACTCCGCCATGCCGGAGGGGAGCGTTCCGCAGCGAACACTCCCCGGCCGCTCGGGCACCAGCCACATCCGTGTCACGTGTCCCTCCCAGATACGCCCGGCACCGCCGCCGGGCGAGGCGGACCCGGGTCAGCCGTCGGCGGAGCCGAGCTCGCGAACGGCGTCCGCGAAAGCGTCCCCGCGCTTGTTGTAGTTGGCGAACATGTCCATGGAGGCGCAGGCCGGAGCCAGCAGCACCGTGTCACCGGTGTGAGCGAGCCGCCGCGCCTCCTGCACCGCCGCGCGCATCGCCCCAGTGTCGGTCCGGTCCAGGTCGACGACGGGTACTTCCGGGGCGTGTCGCGCCAGGGCTTCGCGGATCAGCGCGCGGTCCGCGCCGATCAGCACGGCCCCGCGCAGCCGCGGCGCCGACTTGGTGACCAGCTCGTCGAAGGTCGCGCCCTTCGCGAGCCCGCCCGCGATCCACACGATCGACTCGTAGGCCGCCAACGAGGCTTCGGCGGCGTGGGTGTTGGTGGCCTTGGAGTCATCGACGTACGCGACCCCGTCCACGTCGGCCACGTGCGCGATGCGGTGGGCGTCCGGGGTGAACGCCCGCAGGCCGTCCCGTACGGCCGTGGCGGGCACGCCGTACGCCCGCGCGAGGGCCGCCGCCGCGAGGGCGTTGGCGATGTTGTGCGGGGCCGGCGGGTTGACGTCGGCGACCTCGGCGAGCTCCTGGGCGTTCTTCTGCCGGTTCTCGACGAAGGCGCGGTCGACCAGGATGCCCTCCACGACGCCGAGTTGGGAGGGCCCGGGCGTGCCGAGGGTGAAGCCGACGGCCCGGCAGCCCTCCTCGACGTCGGCCTCGCGGACGAGGTCCTCGGTGGCCTTGTCGGCGACGTTGTAGACGCAGGCGACGCGGTTGCCCTCGTAGATCCGGCCCTTGTCGGCGGCGTACGCCTCCATGGAGCCGTGCCAGTCGAGGTGGTCGGGGGCGAGGTTGAGCACCGCGGCCGAGTGTGCGCGCAGCGACGGCGCCCAGTGCAGCTGGTAGCTGGACAGTTCCACGGCCAGCACGTCGTACTGCTCGTCGCCGAGCACCGCGTCCAGCAGGGAGACGCCGATGTTGCCGACGGCGGCCGTGCGCAGGCCCGCCGCCTTCAGGATCGAGGCGAGCATCTGGACGGTGGTGGTCTTGCCGTTGGTGCCCGTGACGGCCAGCCAGGGGGCCGCGTGGGGGCCGCGCAGGCGCCAGGCCAGTTCGACGTCGCCCCAGACCGGGACGCCCGCCTGCTCCGCCGCCGCGAACAGCGGCTTGTCCGGCTTCCAGCCGGGCGCGGTGACGATCAGCTCGGTGCCCTCGGGCAGGGTGTCGCCGTCACCGAGGCGCACGGTGATGCCGAGCGCCTCCAGTTCGGCGGCCTGCGCCCGCGCGCGCTCGTCGGCGCCGTCGTTGACGGCCGTGACGATCGCGCCGAGGCCGTGCAGCACCTTGGCCGCCGGGACGCCGGAGACGCCGAGCCCGGCGACGGTGACGTGCTTGCCCTTGAACTCCGAGGACACCG
This region of Streptomyces caelestis genomic DNA includes:
- a CDS encoding YggT family protein, which codes for MSVVLDVVYIALMCFLIVLIFRLVMDYVFQFARSWQPGKAMVVVLEATYTVTDPPLKLLRRFIPPLRLGGVALDLSFFVLMIIVYILISIVSRL
- the pgeF gene encoding peptidoglycan editing factor PgeF, which produces MIGQRESVSGAHFAFTDRWGGVSAAPYEELNLGGAVGDDPDAVRTNRELAAKSLGIVPDRVVWMNQVHGAEVAVVDGPWGSSSGIPSVDAIVTTRRGLALAVLTADCVPVLLADPVAGVAAAAHAGRPGMIAGVVPAALRAMTDLGAEPSRIVVRTGPTVCGRCYEVPAAMRAEVAAIEPAAYAETSWGTPAVDVSAGVHAQLERLGVCDRAQSPVCTLESDDHFSYRRDRTTGRLAGYVWLG
- the sepF gene encoding cell division protein SepF; translation: MAGAMRKMAVYLGLVEDDGYDGRGFDPDDDFEPELDPEPERDHRRHEPSHQPHGSHQPQRDEEVRVAQPPAPREPAARSASLPAESGRPARIAPVASITQERASLEKNAPVIMPKVVSEREPYRITTLHPRTYNEARTIGEHFREGTPVIMNLTEMDDTDAKRLVDFAAGLVFGLHGSIERVTQKVFLLSPANVDVTAEDKARIAEGGFFNQS
- a CDS encoding cell division protein FtsQ/DivIB, with amino-acid sequence MAGSTTAERGERQQESSGPPPLLRSRRARLRALVILGLVLVFLGIPTVWLFYGSDWLRAEHVSVSGTRVLTPAQVTAAADVPLGKPLVSVDTDAIETRLRQKLPRIDSVDVTRSWPHGIDLKVVERTPVLIVQKGGKFIEVDDEGVRFATVSKAPKGVPALQLALSRSSSAAASLRRFGESRLVREAVDVARAVPAVVARDTRTVKVRSYDDISLELRDGRTVAWGSSEKGAAKARTLTALMKASPGARYFDVSVPTAPASSGS
- the ileS gene encoding isoleucine--tRNA ligase: MTSPTYRQVPAQVDLPALEHAVLDFWREQKIFAKSLEQSEGRPEWVFYEGPPTANGMPGAHHIEARVFKDVFPRFRTMRGYHVARKAGWDCHGLPVELAVEKELGFSGKQDIEAYGIAEFNAKCRESVTRHTDAFEALTTRMGYWTDLTEPYRTMDPAYIESVWWSLKEIFTKGLLVQDHRVAPWCPRCGTGLSDHELAQGYETVVDPSVFVRFPLTSGPLAGEAALLVWTTTPWTLVSNTAVAAHPEVTYVVATNGEEKLVVAEPLVAKALGEGWETTGRTFTGAEMERWTYQRPFELVEFPETEGGTHYVVNAEYVTTEDGTGLVHQSPAFGEDDLKVCRAYGLPVVNPVRPDGTFGEDVPLVGGVFFKKADEKLTEDLQQRGLLFKHIPYEHSYPHCWRCHTALLYYAQPSWYIRTTAVKDRLLAENENTNWFPDTVKNGRYGDWLNNNIDWALSRNRYWGTPLPIWRCADDHLTCVGSLTELTELTGTDQSGLDPHRPFIDEVTFACPQDGCGQTATRVPEVIDAWYDSGSMPFAQWGYPYKNKEIFEARYPAQFICEAIDQTRGWFYTLMAVGTLVFDKSSYENVVCLGHILAEDGRKMSKHLGNTLDPIPLMDRHGADAVRWFMAAGGSPWAARRVGHGTIQEVVRKTLLTYWNTVAFQALYARTSGWAPSEADPAPADRPVLDRWLLSELHALTDQVTQALDAYDTQRAGKLLSAFVDDLSNWYVRRSRRRFWQGDKAALRTLHEVVETVTQLMAPLTPFITERVWQDLIVPVTPGAPESVHLSAWPEADLTAIDPELSKQMVLVRRLVELGRATRAESGVKTRQPLSRALIAATGFEALGSELRTQITEELNVESLATLSEVGGSLVDTTAKANFRALGKRFGKRVQDVAKAVANADAAALSLALREGTASVEVDGEAITLAPDEVIITETPREGWSVASDAGATVALDLEITEELRRAGLARDAIRLIQEARKNSGLDVADRIALRWTATDTATAAALTDHAGLIADEVLATDFAQGDADDSYGNPFTDEGLTLTFRLRKA
- the ftsZ gene encoding cell division protein FtsZ, whose protein sequence is MAAPQNYLAVIKVIGVGGGGVNAINRMIEVGLKGVEFIAINTDAQALLMSDADVKLDVGRELTRGLGAGANPAVGRKAAEDHREEIEEVLKGADMVFVTAGEGGGTGTGGAPVVANIARSLGALTIGVVTRPFTFEGRRRANQAEDGIAELREEVDTLIVIPNDRLLSISDRQVSVLDAFKSADQVLLSGVQGITDLITTPGLINLDFADVKSVMSEAGSALMGIGSARGDDRAVAAAEMAISSPLLEASIDGARGVLLSISGGSDLGLFEINEAAQLVSEAAHPEANIIFGAVIDDALGDEVRVTVIAAGFDGGQPPSKRDNVLGSSSVKREEPAPVRQTESRPSFGSLGSVTPKEDPEPAPEPVNDIPVAPPVPPAPRTYSDSAAEELDVPDFLK
- a CDS encoding YggS family pyridoxal phosphate-dependent enzyme; this encodes MTERKDELAANLAKVERRIADACAAAGRAREDVTLIVVTKTYPGTDVRILSELGVRHVAENRDQDAAPKAAACADLPLTWHFVGQLQTNKVRSVAGYADFVQSVDRSKLVTALSKEAVRAGRELGCLIQVALDAGESERGERGGVAPAGIEELADLVAEAPGLRLAGLMTVAPLTGEYAGREQAAFGRVMDLSTDLRRSHPAATMVSAGMSADLEQAVAAGATHVRVGSAVLGVRPRLG
- the murG gene encoding undecaprenyldiphospho-muramoylpentapeptide beta-N-acetylglucosaminyltransferase; this encodes MHVVLAGGGTAGHIEPALALADALRRQDPTVGITALGTERGLETRLVPERGYELALIPAVPLPRKPTPELITVPGRLRGTIKATEQILERTKADAVVGFGGYVALPGYLAAKRLGVPIVIHEANARPGLANKIGSRYASQVAVSTPDSKLRGARYIGIPLRRSIATLDRAAVRPEARAAFGLDPNLPTLLVTGGSQGARRLNEVIQQVAPWLQQAGIQILHAVGPKNELPHVQQMPGMPPYIPVSYLDRMDLAYAAADMMLCRAGAMTVAELSAVGLPAAYVPLPIGNGEQRLNAQPVVKAGGGLLVDDAELTPEWVQQNVLPVLADPHRLYQMSRAAAEFGRRDADDLLVGMVYEAIAAARAHR
- a CDS encoding DivIVA domain-containing protein — encoded protein: MPLTPEDVRNKQFTTVRLREGYDEDEVDAFLDEVEAELTRLLRENEDLRAKLAAATRAAAQNQQNMRKPPEQQDQQQQQQQQQQQGMRGPGGPVPAGISGPPQQQMGGPMGGPPQLPSGAPQLPAGPGGQGGPQGPGPMGQGPGGPGPMGQPPMQQQMGGPMGGPMGGPMGGPGQGGPGGDSAARVLSLAQQTADQAIAEARSEANKIVGEARSRAEGLERDARAKADALERDAQEKHRVAMGSLESARATLERKVEDLRGFEREYRTRLKSYLESQLRQLETQADDSLAPPRTPATASLPPSPAPSMAPAGASAPSYGGGNQTMGGGPSPSGPSYGGQQQMSPAMTQPMAPVRPQGPSPMGQAPSPMRGFLIDEDDN